In one window of Romboutsia hominis DNA:
- a CDS encoding tRNA 2-thiocytidine biosynthesis TtcA family protein, which translates to MSNLAGKGCEIIVPFDERQPLKDIERSIIKRYRKHLWSKFIKAIRDYNLVEEGDKIAVAISGGKDSLLMAKMFQELKRHGQVNFELEFIAMDPGYHEDIRKLLVDNCEYLDIPIHLFDSRIFEIADEIAKDYPCYMCARMRRGALYSKAEELGCNKLALGHHYDDVIETTMLNLLCSANFKTMLPKLHSTNFDGIQIIRPLYYIREEHIVRFIQNSGIWPLNCACMVAAKKTGNKRYEIKDLIKSLGENFKDVEKSIFKAAENVNIDSVLGWQKDGVKHSFMENFED; encoded by the coding sequence ATGAGCAACTTAGCGGGAAAAGGCTGTGAGATAATAGTACCTTTTGATGAAAGACAACCATTAAAAGATATAGAAAGAAGTATAATAAAGAGATATAGAAAACATTTATGGTCAAAATTTATAAAAGCTATAAGAGATTATAATCTAGTAGAAGAAGGCGATAAAATAGCTGTTGCAATATCTGGAGGAAAAGATAGTCTACTTATGGCTAAGATGTTTCAAGAGTTAAAAAGACATGGACAAGTAAACTTTGAATTAGAGTTTATAGCTATGGATCCAGGATATCATGAAGACATAAGAAAACTACTTGTAGATAACTGTGAATACTTAGATATACCAATACACTTATTTGACTCAAGAATATTTGAAATAGCAGATGAAATAGCTAAAGATTATCCATGTTATATGTGTGCAAGAATGAGAAGAGGAGCACTATACTCTAAAGCTGAAGAACTAGGGTGTAATAAGTTAGCACTTGGACATCATTATGATGACGTTATAGAAACAACAATGCTTAACCTACTATGTTCGGCTAATTTTAAAACAATGTTACCTAAACTACATTCAACAAACTTTGATGGTATACAAATAATAAGACCACTTTATTATATAAGAGAAGAGCATATAGTAAGATTTATACAAAATAGTGGTATATGGCCACTAAATTGTGCATGTATGGTAGCGGCTAAAAAGACTGGTAATAAGAGATATGAAATAAAAGATTTAATCAAAAGCCTTGGAGAAAACTTTAAGGATGTAGAAAAATCAATATTTAAAGCAGCGGAAAATGTAAATATAGATTCTGTACTTGGATGGCAAAAAGATGGAGTAAAGCATTCATTTATGGAAAATTTTGAAGACTAA
- a CDS encoding spore coat protein CotJB, whose protein sequence is MSDSRNELMRKIQELCFACLDMNLYLDNNPCDKNAIATFNSLCNQFLEARCLYENKYGPLTNFGFSPSKYPFRWVESPWPWEREFND, encoded by the coding sequence ATGAGTGACTCTAGAAATGAATTAATGCGAAAAATTCAAGAGCTTTGTTTTGCATGTTTAGATATGAATTTATATCTAGATAATAATCCTTGTGATAAAAATGCAATTGCTACTTTTAATTCTCTATGTAATCAATTTTTAGAAGCAAGATGCTTATATGAAAATAAGTATGGACCTTTAACTAACTTTGGATTTTCACCTAGCAAGTATCCTTTTAGATGGGTAGAAAGCCCATGGCCTTGGGAAAGAGAATTTAACGACTAA
- a CDS encoding spore coat associated protein CotJA translates to MQDDNRKNCMEPRYSLARPYIKRQVYTKTYSLPKAFQRGTLFPELYLIDSPIYNKNLYSTPLREKGGRE, encoded by the coding sequence ATGCAAGATGATAATAGAAAAAACTGTATGGAACCTAGATATTCCTTAGCTAGACCTTATATTAAGCGTCAAGTCTACACTAAAACGTATAGCTTACCTAAAGCCTTTCAACGTGGTACTCTATTCCCTGAGCTATATCTAATAGATTCTCCAATTTATAACAAGAATTTATATTCAACTCCACTAAGAGAAAAAGGAGGTAGAGAATAA
- a CDS encoding manganese catalase family protein yields the protein MWIYQKTLQHPVNLKTKDITMAKYLITQFGGPNGELAAALRYLSQRYTMPTGKTKALLTDIGTEELAHVEMVATMVYQLTYDATPTELEEAGLGSNYAQNGFGIYPTDSTGNPFSVCPIAVMGNAVTDLHEDMAAEQKALATYYQLINLTDDADIIEVLRFLGQREITHYQRFGEALMDVYDFEESKHTF from the coding sequence ATGTGGATATATCAAAAAACATTACAACATCCTGTTAATCTTAAAACTAAGGATATAACTATGGCTAAATATCTTATAACTCAATTTGGTGGACCTAATGGAGAGTTAGCAGCTGCCCTAAGATATCTTAGTCAAAGATATACTATGCCTACAGGGAAAACTAAAGCACTTTTAACTGATATCGGAACAGAGGAATTAGCACATGTTGAAATGGTAGCTACTATGGTTTATCAACTAACATATGATGCTACTCCTACTGAGTTAGAAGAAGCAGGACTTGGATCTAATTATGCTCAAAATGGATTTGGTATATATCCAACAGATTCAACTGGAAATCCATTTAGTGTTTGTCCTATTGCTGTTATGGGAAATGCCGTTACTGACTTACATGAGGATATGGCCGCTGAACAAAAAGCACTAGCTACCTATTATCAACTTATAAATCTAACTGATGACGCTGATATAATAGAAGTTTTAAGATTTTTAGGTCAAAGAGAAATTACTCATTATCAAAGATTTGGGGAAGCTTTGATGGACGTTTATGATTTTGAAGAAAGTAAACATACATTTTAA